A single region of the Austwickia chelonae genome encodes:
- a CDS encoding precorrin-2 C(20)-methyltransferase, whose product MNAVVPGRLWGVGVGPGDPELVTVKAARIISDADVVAYHSGPSGRSGARAIAGPYLRDGQIEELMVYPVTTGTTDHPGGYYGAIEDFYDTWAARLGEHLAAGRDVVVLAEGDPMFYGSYMYLHDRLADRFTAQVVPGVTSVAGSTAAVATGLCRHEDVLTVLPGTLPVPELARRLADTDAAVVMKLGRTFPGVVEALRQAGRLDDAWYVEFATRDSQRVLPVSAVDPAEVPYMAMVVMVGHDVRADAAGRAAEQLALAAAGRPAVEQGPAELLVVGLGPGPDRWLTPEASAALAEVSHVIGYAPYVDRVPQRTGLTRHASGNTVEVDRARLALDLALAGEKVAVVSGGDAGVFGMASAVFEAAEGRAADGTPYSRVPVRVLPGVTAAQAVAARAGAPLGGDYAVISLSDRLKPWEVVEERLRAVSRADLVVAIYNPASRTRTEQIVRAHEVLLAERGAECVVVVGRDVGRAEESLTVTTLGTLDPRSIDMKCLLVVGARGTVVDAAGRAWTKRYVR is encoded by the coding sequence GTGAACGCGGTCGTTCCCGGTCGTCTGTGGGGGGTCGGGGTCGGCCCCGGCGACCCCGAACTGGTCACGGTGAAAGCCGCCCGGATCATCTCCGACGCCGATGTCGTCGCCTACCATTCCGGGCCCAGCGGGCGCTCCGGGGCGCGGGCCATCGCCGGGCCCTACCTGCGTGACGGGCAGATCGAAGAACTGATGGTGTACCCGGTGACCACCGGCACCACAGATCACCCCGGCGGGTACTACGGCGCCATCGAGGACTTCTACGACACCTGGGCGGCCCGACTGGGCGAGCATCTGGCTGCGGGCCGTGACGTCGTCGTGCTCGCCGAAGGCGACCCCATGTTCTACGGCTCGTACATGTACTTGCACGATCGGCTCGCCGACCGGTTCACCGCACAGGTGGTTCCCGGGGTGACCTCGGTGGCCGGGTCGACGGCGGCGGTGGCGACCGGGTTGTGCCGTCACGAGGACGTGCTGACCGTGCTGCCGGGCACGCTGCCGGTGCCTGAGCTGGCACGCCGACTGGCCGACACCGACGCCGCGGTCGTCATGAAACTGGGCCGTACTTTCCCCGGCGTGGTGGAGGCGCTGCGGCAGGCCGGGCGGCTCGACGACGCCTGGTACGTGGAGTTCGCGACTCGGGATTCGCAGCGGGTGCTGCCGGTCTCCGCGGTGGACCCCGCCGAGGTGCCCTACATGGCGATGGTGGTGATGGTCGGCCACGACGTGCGCGCCGATGCCGCCGGGCGCGCGGCCGAACAGTTGGCCCTGGCAGCGGCAGGCCGGCCTGCGGTGGAGCAGGGGCCGGCCGAACTGTTGGTGGTCGGGTTGGGGCCGGGGCCGGACCGGTGGCTCACCCCGGAGGCATCCGCCGCGCTGGCCGAGGTCTCCCACGTGATCGGTTATGCACCCTACGTGGACCGGGTGCCGCAGCGGACCGGGCTGACCCGGCACGCCAGCGGGAACACCGTCGAGGTCGACCGGGCCCGTCTGGCGTTGGACCTGGCATTGGCGGGAGAGAAGGTCGCAGTGGTCTCCGGCGGGGACGCGGGAGTCTTCGGGATGGCCTCGGCGGTCTTCGAGGCCGCCGAAGGTCGTGCCGCGGACGGCACGCCGTACAGCCGGGTGCCGGTGCGGGTGCTGCCGGGGGTGACCGCTGCGCAGGCGGTCGCGGCACGAGCAGGTGCCCCACTGGGCGGGGACTACGCGGTGATCTCACTGTCCGACCGGCTCAAACCGTGGGAGGTCGTGGAGGAGCGGCTGCGGGCGGTGAGCCGTGCCGACCTGGTGGTGGCGATCTACAACCCGGCGTCACGGACCCGCACCGAACAGATCGTGCGCGCCCACGAGGTGCTTCTGGCCGAGCGGGGCGCAGAGTGCGTGGTGGTGGTCGGCCGGGACGTCGGCCGGGCCGAGGAATCGCTGACGGTGACCACGCTGGGCACCCTGGACCCGCGGAGCATCGACATGAAGTGCCTGCTCGTCGTGGGCGCGCGCGGAACGGTGGTGGATGCTGCGGGACGGGCGTGGACCAAACGGTACGTGCGGTGA
- a CDS encoding ABC transporter substrate-binding protein produces the protein MRSRTRSSLVAVTVLGCLLTTACSSSIPSVPPSDGAGASSGAYPKTVKSCDEQLTFTKSPEKVLIMDDTDLSILAEMDLLDKVVGRSGKLRTAPYDESTLTRIKKIPEIASSVLDSGGTQVATETVIASGADLVIGFDAGIDRDALRKAGIPVYAPVSFCPDLNPEKAAFELVNNEITKVADIFGVPEKGRELTERMNSRIGGLTKEVRTRGSVAVLYVMPGSRSFYAYGRSSMVQPIVEVNGFTNVYGQDPQRVFDGSMEDLLAKNPDHLILLYGEGKSEEAEPTLMSFQGAEKLSAVVNKKVITMAYSLTDPPTPNSVKGATVLDELARR, from the coding sequence ATGAGAAGCAGGACACGCAGTTCCCTGGTTGCCGTGACCGTGCTCGGCTGCCTGCTGACCACGGCGTGCAGCTCGTCGATCCCGTCGGTCCCGCCCTCCGACGGGGCGGGTGCCTCGTCCGGGGCCTATCCGAAGACGGTGAAGAGCTGCGACGAGCAACTCACCTTCACGAAGAGCCCGGAGAAGGTCCTGATCATGGATGACACGGATCTGTCGATCCTGGCCGAGATGGATCTGCTCGACAAGGTCGTCGGCCGCTCGGGCAAGCTCCGCACCGCCCCTTATGACGAGAGCACGCTGACCAGGATCAAGAAGATCCCGGAGATCGCCAGCTCGGTGCTGGACAGTGGCGGCACCCAGGTGGCCACGGAGACGGTCATCGCCAGCGGCGCCGACCTCGTCATCGGCTTCGACGCCGGCATCGACCGGGATGCCCTGCGCAAAGCTGGGATTCCGGTGTACGCGCCGGTGAGTTTCTGCCCCGACCTCAACCCGGAGAAGGCGGCTTTCGAGCTCGTCAACAACGAGATCACGAAAGTCGCCGACATCTTCGGGGTTCCGGAGAAGGGACGCGAGCTGACCGAGCGGATGAACAGCCGGATCGGCGGACTCACCAAGGAGGTCCGTACCCGTGGAAGCGTCGCCGTCCTGTACGTGATGCCCGGGAGCAGATCCTTCTACGCCTACGGCAGGTCGAGCATGGTGCAGCCGATCGTGGAGGTCAACGGTTTCACCAATGTCTACGGGCAGGATCCGCAGCGCGTCTTCGACGGGTCGATGGAAGACCTTCTCGCGAAGAATCCCGACCATCTCATCCTGTTGTACGGCGAGGGCAAGAGCGAGGAGGCCGAGCCGACGCTGATGAGTTTCCAGGGCGCGGAGAAGCTGTCGGCGGTGGTGAACAAGAAGGTCATCACGATGGCGTATTCACTGACCGATCCGCCGACACCGAATTCTGTCAAAGGGGCCACCGTCCTCGACGAGCTCGCCCGGCGTTGA
- a CDS encoding DUF4282 domain-containing protein, whose product MSHQPPQGSNEQAQGGSYAPPPLPGHQQTPGTPLMPPYAQQQTAGASATPGAHPGNTQNAGHVQGQPQAWTGYQQHNAGYPQTGGYPHQQQYGQGPGPNPMYPGQMPQQHTKKGLLGSLFDLSFQHFATPHIVRIVYILLMSLVLVFTLLALLSSFVLMANKQAGLGIVILLVAPFIGLIQLAMARMTLEVYIAMCRTAEETSRLREELSRR is encoded by the coding sequence ATGTCTCATCAGCCACCACAGGGGTCGAACGAACAGGCGCAGGGTGGCAGCTATGCTCCGCCGCCGCTGCCGGGGCATCAGCAGACACCAGGGACGCCCCTGATGCCCCCGTACGCCCAACAGCAGACCGCCGGAGCCTCCGCCACCCCAGGGGCACACCCCGGGAACACCCAGAACGCAGGCCACGTCCAAGGCCAGCCCCAAGCCTGGACCGGCTACCAGCAGCACAACGCCGGCTACCCGCAGACCGGCGGATACCCCCACCAGCAGCAGTACGGGCAAGGCCCCGGACCCAACCCCATGTATCCCGGGCAGATGCCGCAACAGCACACCAAGAAAGGTCTCCTGGGTTCCCTGTTCGACCTGTCCTTCCAGCATTTCGCGACCCCGCACATCGTACGGATCGTCTACATCCTGCTCATGAGCCTGGTCCTCGTCTTCACCTTGCTCGCCCTGCTCTCCTCCTTCGTCCTGATGGCCAACAAACAGGCCGGCTTGGGCATCGTGATCCTGCTCGTCGCCCCCTTCATCGGGCTGATTCAGCTCGCGATGGCCCGCATGACCTTGGAGGTGTACATCGCCATGTGCCGTACCGCCGAGGAGACCTCTCGTCTACGTGAGGAACTGAGCCGACGCTGA
- a CDS encoding ABC transporter ATP-binding protein encodes MNSAPDALSTHEVTVRRGGRIVVDGVGFTARAGSTVGIIGPNGAGKSSLLLALHRALSHESGTIELGATEIGAFSRRQIAQQMAVVAQENEAALPLTVRDSVNLGRLPHRPLLRYGDTQDQERISKALERVGLEPLADRLVTELSGGERQRVLIARAIVQNAPFLLLDEPTNHLDLHHQFQLFELVRTLDATTVVVLHDLNLAGRVCDELVLLDRGRPVVYGPPREVLTPQVVSAVYHVDVECIEHGGQPHLLFSPSHHHRSEPPCQRTESVHSGGKP; translated from the coding sequence ATGAACAGCGCACCCGACGCCCTCTCCACCCACGAGGTCACCGTCCGTCGCGGCGGCCGGATCGTCGTCGACGGTGTCGGATTCACGGCCCGCGCCGGGAGCACGGTCGGCATCATCGGGCCCAACGGGGCCGGTAAGTCTTCTCTCCTGCTGGCTCTCCACCGGGCGCTCTCCCACGAATCGGGCACCATCGAGCTCGGGGCGACCGAGATCGGTGCGTTCTCCCGTCGGCAGATCGCCCAACAGATGGCCGTCGTCGCCCAGGAGAACGAAGCTGCGCTGCCGCTCACCGTGCGTGACAGCGTCAACCTCGGGCGTCTCCCCCACCGGCCGCTCCTGCGTTACGGCGACACCCAGGACCAGGAACGGATCAGCAAGGCCCTGGAACGGGTCGGGCTGGAGCCGCTCGCCGACCGGCTCGTCACCGAGCTGTCCGGCGGCGAGCGCCAACGCGTGCTGATAGCCCGAGCCATCGTCCAGAACGCGCCCTTCCTGTTGCTCGACGAGCCGACGAATCATCTGGACCTGCACCACCAGTTCCAACTCTTCGAGCTCGTGCGCACTCTCGACGCGACCACCGTGGTCGTCCTGCACGACCTGAACCTCGCCGGGCGGGTCTGTGACGAGCTGGTCCTGCTCGACAGGGGTCGGCCGGTGGTCTACGGGCCGCCCCGGGAGGTGCTGACCCCTCAGGTGGTCTCTGCCGTCTATCACGTGGATGTGGAGTGCATCGAGCACGGCGGTCAGCCGCACCTCCTGTTCTCGCCGAGCCACCACCACCGTAGCGAACCGCCATGTCAACGCACCGAATCGGTGCACTCGGGAGGAAAACCATGA
- the cobN gene encoding cobaltochelatase subunit CobN yields MTRIALLSTSDTDLLSARACGADYLYANPARPGADPTRSADAILAEAVEQATIVVVRILGTPPELLEAVRATRERPGVQLIVLGGEQAPDAALMEMSTVPAGVVREAHRYLAYGGPENLGQLHTFLSDTLLLTGEGFAPPAEQASWGALPRPELPALPEGASRPRVGILFYRAQYAAGNDAYVHALADAVDAAGGVGVPVFVTSLREAPDDLLSHLSSYDTLVTTVLAAGGTRPATASAGGDDDAWDVKALAALDVPVVQGLCLTWDRSSWSEADDGMSPLDVATQVAVPEFDGRIISVAFSFKEFDEDDLPRYVADPERCARVAGIALGYARLRHVPVEQRRIAVVLSAYPTKHSRIGNAVGLDTPVSLVHLLRALRDAGYDLGAPGDLPGVDESTYADVPSPDTAAGNDLIHALIAAGGQDEDWLTSDQLAGQPVRVDAATYRRWFAELPEELRNDMVEAWGEAPGDLFVDRSPAAVAADPDGQIVSATLQAGNVVVLVQPPRGFGENPIAIYHDPDLAPTHHYIATYRWVAKEFGAHAVVHLGKHGNLEWLPGKTLALSSGCGPDAALGDLPVIYPFLVNDPGEGSQAKRRAHATIIDHLVPPMARAESYGDIARLEQLLDEYGNVSVMDPAKAPALRAQIWTLIQAAKLHQDLGVEDMSVDDGDAFDEFVMHIDGWLCEVKDAQIRDGLHVLGQEPQGEALVNLVLAILRAQQVFTGGTEPVPGLRTALGLDEFGVGHALSDRVESFARLLVGGLAARGWSEEDLGVYVREHLAAACASDPMVAEAFAAADPAAVAASLRFACREVVPRLAGTAGEIPAVLHALDGGYVPAGPSGSPLRGLVNVLPTGRNFYTVDPKAIPSRLAWDTGQALADDLCARHVRETGAHPRSVGLSVWGTSAMRTSGDDVAEVLALLGVRPVWDEASRRVIGVEPIPLAELGRPRIDVTVRISGFFRDAFPHVIALLDDAVQLVAGLEESEQDNYVRAHVEADLAAEGSHGDRRRATTRVFGSKPGTYGAGILQLVESGSWRGDADIAEVYATWGGYAYGRDLDGAPARGDMETAYRRIQVAAKNVDTREHDIADSDDYFQYHGGMIATVRSLTGESPRAYVGDSTAPEAIRTRSLAEETARVFRSRVVNPRWLAAMRRHGYKGAFEMAATVDYLFGFDATAGVVQDWMYESLAQEYVLDETNQEFLREANPWALHSMVERLHEAADRGLWEKPDPEVMDQLREIYLDVEGEIEDGPTGR; encoded by the coding sequence ATGACGCGCATCGCGCTGCTGTCCACGTCCGACACCGACCTGCTGTCCGCGCGCGCCTGCGGCGCCGACTACCTGTACGCCAACCCGGCCCGGCCCGGTGCCGACCCGACCCGGTCCGCCGACGCGATCCTGGCCGAAGCCGTGGAACAGGCCACGATCGTCGTCGTACGGATCCTGGGCACCCCGCCGGAGCTGTTGGAAGCTGTGCGGGCCACCCGGGAACGTCCGGGGGTGCAGCTGATCGTCCTGGGCGGCGAGCAGGCCCCTGACGCCGCTCTGATGGAGATGTCGACCGTCCCCGCCGGAGTGGTCCGCGAAGCCCACCGGTACCTGGCGTACGGCGGGCCGGAGAACCTCGGCCAGTTGCACACCTTCCTGTCCGACACCCTGTTGCTCACCGGGGAAGGTTTCGCCCCGCCGGCCGAACAAGCCTCCTGGGGTGCGCTCCCCCGCCCTGAGCTGCCCGCGCTGCCCGAGGGCGCATCCCGACCCCGGGTGGGCATCCTGTTCTACCGGGCTCAGTACGCCGCGGGGAACGACGCCTACGTCCACGCACTGGCCGATGCCGTCGACGCCGCAGGCGGGGTCGGCGTGCCGGTCTTCGTGACCTCGCTCCGGGAAGCTCCGGACGACCTGCTCTCCCATCTGAGCAGCTACGACACCCTGGTCACCACGGTATTGGCCGCAGGAGGAACCCGACCGGCCACCGCGAGCGCCGGCGGGGACGACGACGCCTGGGACGTCAAGGCCTTGGCCGCCCTGGACGTCCCCGTCGTCCAAGGTCTGTGCCTGACCTGGGACCGCTCGTCCTGGTCCGAAGCCGACGACGGCATGAGCCCGCTCGACGTGGCGACCCAGGTCGCCGTCCCCGAATTCGACGGGCGGATCATCTCGGTGGCGTTCTCCTTCAAAGAATTCGACGAGGACGACCTGCCCCGTTATGTGGCCGACCCCGAGCGGTGCGCCCGCGTCGCCGGCATCGCACTGGGCTACGCCCGGTTGCGTCACGTCCCCGTCGAACAGCGTCGGATCGCCGTCGTCCTGTCGGCCTACCCGACGAAGCACTCCCGCATCGGCAACGCCGTCGGCCTGGACACCCCGGTCTCGCTGGTACATCTGCTACGGGCCCTGCGTGACGCCGGATACGACCTCGGAGCCCCCGGCGACCTTCCTGGCGTCGACGAATCAACGTATGCCGACGTGCCGAGCCCCGACACCGCGGCAGGCAACGACCTGATCCATGCCCTCATCGCCGCCGGCGGGCAGGACGAAGACTGGCTGACCTCCGACCAGCTCGCCGGGCAGCCGGTCCGCGTCGACGCAGCCACCTACCGTCGCTGGTTCGCAGAACTGCCCGAAGAGCTGCGCAACGACATGGTCGAGGCGTGGGGCGAAGCTCCCGGAGACCTCTTCGTCGACCGCTCCCCCGCCGCGGTGGCCGCCGACCCCGACGGCCAGATCGTCTCGGCGACCCTCCAAGCCGGCAATGTCGTCGTCCTGGTGCAGCCGCCGCGTGGCTTCGGGGAGAACCCCATCGCGATCTACCACGACCCCGACCTCGCACCGACCCACCACTACATCGCCACCTACCGGTGGGTCGCGAAGGAATTCGGCGCGCACGCCGTCGTCCACCTGGGCAAGCACGGCAACCTGGAATGGCTGCCCGGTAAGACTCTCGCCCTGTCCTCCGGGTGCGGCCCGGACGCCGCGCTGGGCGACCTGCCCGTGATCTACCCCTTCCTCGTCAACGACCCCGGCGAAGGTTCACAGGCCAAACGGCGCGCGCACGCCACGATCATCGACCACCTGGTACCGCCGATGGCCCGGGCGGAGAGCTACGGCGACATCGCCCGCCTGGAGCAGCTCCTCGACGAGTACGGCAATGTGTCCGTGATGGACCCGGCGAAGGCCCCGGCCTTGCGCGCGCAGATCTGGACGCTGATCCAGGCCGCCAAGCTGCATCAGGATCTCGGGGTCGAGGACATGTCGGTCGACGACGGCGATGCCTTCGACGAGTTCGTGATGCACATCGACGGGTGGCTGTGCGAGGTGAAGGACGCCCAGATCCGCGACGGCCTGCATGTTCTGGGGCAGGAGCCTCAAGGGGAGGCGCTGGTCAATCTGGTGTTGGCGATCCTGCGCGCGCAGCAGGTGTTCACGGGGGGTACCGAGCCGGTGCCCGGTCTGCGGACGGCGTTGGGTCTGGACGAGTTCGGTGTGGGGCATGCCCTGTCCGACCGGGTGGAGTCCTTCGCCCGGCTGTTGGTCGGTGGTTTGGCTGCTCGAGGCTGGTCGGAGGAGGACCTGGGCGTCTATGTCCGGGAGCATCTGGCGGCGGCGTGTGCGTCCGATCCGATGGTGGCGGAGGCCTTCGCGGCGGCTGATCCGGCGGCGGTGGCGGCGTCGCTGCGTTTCGCCTGCCGGGAGGTGGTGCCCCGGTTGGCCGGTACGGCCGGTGAGATCCCGGCGGTCTTGCACGCTTTGGACGGTGGGTATGTCCCGGCCGGCCCGTCGGGGTCGCCTTTGCGTGGTCTGGTGAATGTGCTGCCTACGGGGCGTAACTTCTACACGGTGGATCCGAAGGCGATCCCGTCCCGGTTGGCGTGGGACACCGGTCAGGCCTTGGCTGACGACCTGTGTGCCCGGCATGTCCGGGAGACGGGTGCTCATCCGCGGTCGGTGGGTCTGTCGGTGTGGGGGACGTCGGCGATGCGGACCTCGGGTGACGATGTCGCCGAGGTGTTGGCCCTGTTGGGGGTACGCCCGGTGTGGGACGAGGCGTCACGGCGGGTCATCGGGGTGGAGCCGATCCCGTTGGCCGAGTTGGGTCGGCCCCGGATCGACGTGACCGTGCGGATCTCCGGTTTCTTCCGGGATGCTTTCCCCCATGTCATCGCATTGTTGGACGACGCGGTGCAATTGGTCGCCGGGTTGGAGGAGTCCGAGCAGGACAACTATGTGCGCGCCCATGTGGAGGCCGATCTGGCTGCGGAGGGTTCGCACGGCGATCGGCGGCGGGCCACGACGCGGGTCTTCGGCAGCAAACCGGGCACCTACGGTGCGGGGATCCTGCAGTTGGTCGAGTCGGGGAGTTGGCGTGGTGACGCCGATATCGCCGAGGTGTATGCCACGTGGGGCGGGTACGCCTACGGACGTGATCTGGACGGGGCGCCGGCGCGGGGTGACATGGAGACCGCGTATCGGCGGATCCAGGTCGCGGCGAAGAATGTGGACACCCGGGAGCATGACATCGCCGATTCGGACGACTACTTCCAGTACCACGGGGGCATGATCGCCACGGTGCGTTCGCTGACCGGGGAGAGCCCTCGCGCCTATGTCGGAGATTCCACAGCGCCGGAGGCGATTCGTACCCGTTCGTTGGCGGAGGAGACCGCGCGGGTGTTCCGGTCCCGGGTGGTGAATCCGCGGTGGTTGGCGGCGATGCGTCGCCACGGGTACAAGGGTGCTTTCGAGATGGCGGCCACGGTCGACTACCTGTTCGGTTTCGATGCGACCGCCGGGGTCGTGCAGGACTGGATGTACGAGTCCTTGGCGCAGGAGTACGTCCTGGACGAGACCAATCAGGAATTCCTGCGGGAGGCGAATCCGTGGGCATTGCATTCCATGGTGGAACGTCTGCACGAGGCGGCGGACCGTGGGCTGTGGGAGAAACCCGACCCGGAGGTCATGGACCAGCTGCGTGAGATCTACCTGGACGTGGAGGGCGAGATCGAGGACGGGCCCACCGGCCGGTGA
- a CDS encoding FecCD family ABC transporter permease, translating to MSCPRRHLHRRMALLTIALVVTPIVCMHFGAAKVSVAQIAQVMLSHLPSSGMSPPSPIADALIWDNRAPRVLAGLGIGAILAVGGTALQAMTRNPLAEPYVLGVSSGASTGAAASVVLLGVAHGAGLSAMAFLGAGLATVLVLAVGGGRSQGVLHLVLAGLACGFIFQSVTNLIVFSSADPETARSVMFWMLGSLSHSTWDSAWAATLVAVALTVLFWVTAPLLDAVSSGDTTALTVGLDPVRMRVVVTLVVSFAVAVAVAAAGGIGFVGLVVPHLCRHFLARNHRVLVVGAAMSGGIFLVIADTFARVVFAPSEIPIGVVTGLVGAPILLVMIRAMKTHR from the coding sequence GTGTCCTGCCCTCGCCGACATCTTCACCGCCGGATGGCTCTCCTGACCATCGCTCTCGTGGTGACCCCGATCGTCTGTATGCACTTCGGGGCGGCGAAGGTCTCCGTCGCCCAGATCGCCCAGGTCATGTTGTCCCACCTACCCAGCTCTGGGATGTCCCCGCCCTCACCGATCGCTGACGCCCTGATCTGGGACAACCGGGCCCCACGGGTCCTGGCCGGGCTCGGGATCGGAGCGATCCTGGCCGTCGGGGGAACCGCGCTCCAGGCGATGACCCGCAACCCCCTGGCCGAGCCCTATGTCCTCGGTGTCAGCTCCGGGGCCTCCACCGGGGCCGCCGCCTCCGTGGTTCTCCTGGGCGTCGCCCACGGTGCGGGGCTGTCCGCGATGGCTTTCCTCGGCGCCGGGCTGGCGACCGTCCTCGTCCTCGCGGTCGGTGGCGGACGGAGCCAAGGCGTCCTCCATCTGGTCCTGGCAGGTCTCGCCTGCGGGTTCATCTTCCAGTCGGTGACCAATCTGATCGTCTTCTCCAGCGCCGACCCCGAGACAGCCCGCAGCGTCATGTTCTGGATGCTCGGATCGCTGTCGCACAGCACCTGGGACTCGGCCTGGGCCGCCACCCTCGTCGCCGTGGCACTGACCGTGCTCTTCTGGGTCACCGCCCCTCTGCTCGACGCCGTCTCCAGCGGCGACACCACCGCGTTGACCGTCGGCCTCGACCCGGTACGGATGCGCGTCGTCGTCACCCTCGTCGTCTCGTTCGCCGTCGCCGTCGCCGTGGCCGCCGCAGGCGGTATCGGTTTCGTCGGGCTGGTCGTCCCCCACCTGTGTCGGCATTTCCTGGCCCGTAACCACCGGGTGCTCGTGGTCGGAGCCGCGATGTCCGGAGGCATCTTCCTCGTCATCGCCGACACCTTCGCCCGAGTGGTCTTCGCCCCGTCGGAGATCCCCATCGGCGTCGTCACCGGCCTCGTCGGCGCTCCCATTCTGCTTGTCATGATCCGCGCCATGAAGACTCACCGATGA
- a CDS encoding precorrin-8X methylmutase, which produces MTVPETPAPPTPRYDYCRDGREIYTRSFATIRAEAALDGLPENARTVAVRMMHASGDVDLIGDLAFHPHVVAAARGALTAGAPIFVDSHMVDSGITRARLPRDNQVICTLRDPRTAQLAQEWGTTRAAAAVSLWGPRLQGAVVAIGNAPTALFHLLEMIADGGPRPAAVVGIPVGFIGSAESKIALAENPYGVPWLVVHGRRGGSALAASAVNALARPEEIL; this is translated from the coding sequence ATGACCGTGCCCGAGACCCCCGCCCCACCGACACCCCGCTACGACTACTGCCGGGACGGCCGGGAGATCTACACCCGCTCCTTCGCGACCATCCGCGCCGAAGCCGCCCTCGACGGGCTGCCCGAGAACGCCCGCACCGTCGCCGTCCGCATGATGCACGCCTCCGGCGACGTCGACCTCATCGGTGACCTCGCCTTCCACCCCCACGTCGTCGCCGCAGCCCGCGGCGCCCTCACCGCAGGCGCCCCCATCTTCGTCGACTCCCACATGGTCGACTCCGGGATCACCCGCGCCCGACTGCCTCGCGACAACCAGGTGATCTGTACCCTGCGTGACCCCCGCACCGCCCAGCTCGCGCAGGAATGGGGCACCACCCGCGCCGCCGCCGCCGTCTCCCTGTGGGGGCCCAGGCTCCAAGGAGCTGTCGTCGCCATCGGCAATGCGCCCACCGCGCTCTTTCACCTGTTGGAGATGATCGCCGACGGTGGGCCCCGCCCCGCCGCCGTCGTCGGGATCCCCGTCGGATTCATCGGCTCCGCGGAGAGCAAGATCGCGCTCGCCGAGAACCCGTACGGGGTGCCGTGGCTGGTCGTGCACGGCCGTCGGGGTGGTTCGGCTCTGGCAGCTTCTGCCGTCAACGCCCTGGCTCGTCCGGAGGAGATCCTGTGA
- a CDS encoding precorrin-3B synthase → MSEPSRMPIPWRPPPMPATAAPRHEVPVDRCPGLVRPYASNDGLIVRLRTGGIAVDVDILGEIVALAREYGDGTVQLTSRGALQIRALPDPLPCRLADRIAATGIIPAPAHELVRNIIASPLSGLDGHGHADIRPLVTTYDELLRSRPATSGLPGRFLVAFDDGRDDVLGEQFDLAYQATSPTRGIVHAGDREHGREVAADDAPTVMVDLAEAFLHARASLDPRPWHIRELPTPLLAPIDRTPAATDPAPDGTEPAPTRRTPLGTNRTHLVVGVPLGLLTCAQYTALADVTRATGTRQVVVTPWRSIVVPEGAAHQETLAAAGLAVDQNSPWARLAACTGAPGCARADMDTQTFTRRLADELDGPGPLVYVSACERRCGAPAENHIDLLRPATVEEALTRPGVGPRG, encoded by the coding sequence GTGAGTGAGCCGTCCCGTATGCCGATCCCCTGGAGGCCACCGCCGATGCCTGCCACCGCTGCTCCCCGTCACGAGGTGCCGGTCGACCGCTGCCCCGGCCTGGTCCGCCCTTATGCCTCGAACGACGGGCTGATCGTGCGACTGCGTACCGGAGGGATCGCCGTAGACGTCGACATCCTGGGTGAGATCGTCGCGCTGGCACGCGAATACGGAGATGGCACAGTCCAGTTGACCAGTCGGGGCGCCCTGCAGATCCGGGCCCTGCCCGACCCGCTGCCCTGCCGACTCGCCGACCGGATCGCCGCCACCGGCATCATCCCCGCCCCCGCCCACGAACTCGTCCGCAACATCATCGCCAGCCCACTCAGCGGGCTCGACGGCCACGGACACGCCGACATCCGCCCCCTGGTCACCACCTACGACGAACTCCTGCGCTCCAGACCGGCCACCTCCGGACTTCCCGGACGTTTCCTCGTCGCCTTCGACGACGGGCGCGACGACGTCCTCGGCGAACAGTTCGACCTGGCCTATCAGGCGACCAGCCCCACCCGGGGCATCGTCCACGCCGGCGACCGGGAACACGGCCGGGAAGTCGCCGCCGACGACGCCCCGACCGTGATGGTCGACCTCGCCGAAGCCTTCCTGCACGCCCGCGCCAGCCTCGACCCCCGCCCCTGGCACATCCGCGAACTCCCCACCCCGCTGCTCGCCCCCATCGACAGAACACCCGCCGCAACCGACCCCGCACCAGACGGGACCGAACCCGCACCCACCCGGCGCACCCCCTTGGGCACCAACAGAACCCACCTCGTCGTCGGTGTTCCGCTCGGCCTGCTCACCTGCGCCCAGTACACGGCGCTCGCCGACGTCACCCGCGCCACCGGCACCCGCCAGGTCGTCGTCACCCCCTGGCGCAGCATCGTCGTCCCCGAAGGCGCCGCCCACCAGGAGACCCTCGCCGCCGCCGGGCTCGCCGTCGACCAGAACTCACCGTGGGCGCGACTGGCCGCCTGCACCGGCGCCCCCGGCTGCGCCCGCGCCGACATGGACACCCAGACCTTCACCCGCCGACTCGCCGACGAACTCGACGGACCCGGACCCCTCGTCTACGTCAGCGCCTGCGAACGACGCTGCGGAGCCCCGGCGGAGAACCACATCGACCTACTACGACCCGCCACGGTCGAAGAAGCACTCACCCGGCCCGGCGTGGGCCCCCGCGGCTGA